From Streptomyces sp. NBC_00376, one genomic window encodes:
- a CDS encoding DEAD/DEAH box helicase: MGIDFSTFGSGPAPTPTDPRVLFDALPDRAARYEFLRDPQGQVLQTWYDRRSQKDLVVKLNTGGGKTVVGLLICQSSLNEGEGPVLYLAPDPYLASQAMEQAGELGINVTDDPRSTRFTSGEAICVLSLHRFVNGKSVFGLQGDGRPVVDVGTIVIDDAHAALATVKEKFTLTLSRDRHEKAFTELLDLFADDLRQQSEIAYQGLTTQDSSAVAPVPFWAWTRRNTDVTAALNKLRDDEDLQWSWPLVKDVLPICRAVFTADKLEIQPPYPPISKIASFARARRRVHLTATLADDSVLVTDFAADPETVGSPITPASAGYLGDRLILAPQDISASIKESAVRDMAAKLAERVNVVVLVPSHHKAGAWAQHAQITASKSDEIGAAVAKLRQGHVGLVVLVNQYDGIDLPRKACEVLVMDGLPQAYGGLTRREAIALGDSDEMVNRQLQRLEQGMGRGVRSANDHCVVLLLGPHLSQLIAAPRYRSRFSPATRAQIDFSRQVAAQLADQPLEQIESVIAQVLGRDPNWVTAARGALAEVTYPQSTVSAGAAPARRAFDQASLGQYAQAVRHMSEAVAAATGETERGFLQEQLAAYQHFIDEPKAQQTLVKALTYNPAILRPIAGVNPTKIKPTDTQAVLAAGYLANTYADRNDFLVGVDVLLDELVYRPDQKQVPVFERALERLGYHLGFEAQRPERATGSGPDVLWATGGLKYLVLEAKSGASTDKIWRSDVAQLAHSMSWFQDTYDQTCSATPVLLHRVNTLEYNAAAPPGTRIITSGTMTQLADAVRKAMVALADAGAWSDPEAVAKQYQAHGLLGEGIAQRFSVTPR, from the coding sequence ATGGGTATCGACTTTTCCACTTTCGGCTCGGGGCCCGCTCCGACGCCCACTGACCCTCGGGTCCTGTTCGACGCGCTGCCCGACCGCGCCGCACGTTACGAGTTCCTGCGCGATCCGCAGGGGCAAGTCCTGCAGACGTGGTACGACCGGCGCTCGCAGAAGGACCTGGTCGTCAAGCTCAACACCGGCGGAGGCAAGACGGTGGTGGGTCTGCTGATCTGCCAGTCGAGCCTCAACGAGGGTGAGGGCCCGGTGCTGTATCTGGCCCCCGACCCCTATTTGGCCTCGCAGGCGATGGAGCAGGCCGGCGAACTCGGCATTAACGTGACCGACGACCCGCGCTCCACACGCTTCACCAGTGGCGAGGCCATCTGCGTACTCAGCCTTCACCGGTTCGTCAACGGCAAGAGCGTCTTCGGCCTTCAAGGCGACGGACGACCCGTCGTCGACGTCGGCACGATCGTCATCGATGACGCGCACGCGGCGCTCGCCACGGTGAAGGAGAAATTCACCCTGACGCTCTCCCGCGACCGGCACGAGAAGGCGTTCACCGAACTGCTTGACCTGTTCGCTGACGACCTGCGCCAGCAGTCGGAGATCGCCTACCAGGGCCTGACCACTCAGGACTCCTCAGCTGTAGCCCCGGTGCCGTTCTGGGCCTGGACCCGCCGCAATACCGATGTCACTGCGGCTCTGAACAAGCTGCGCGACGACGAGGATCTCCAGTGGTCGTGGCCGCTGGTCAAGGACGTCCTCCCGATCTGCCGTGCCGTCTTCACTGCTGACAAGCTCGAGATCCAGCCTCCGTACCCGCCGATCAGCAAGATTGCCAGCTTCGCTCGTGCACGCCGGCGCGTGCATCTGACCGCCACACTGGCCGACGACAGCGTGCTGGTCACCGACTTCGCGGCCGATCCCGAAACTGTGGGGAGCCCTATCACCCCGGCAAGCGCCGGGTATCTCGGTGACCGCCTGATCCTTGCGCCCCAGGACATCAGCGCTTCGATCAAGGAATCTGCTGTACGTGACATGGCCGCCAAGCTCGCTGAGCGGGTCAACGTCGTCGTCCTGGTCCCCTCTCACCACAAAGCCGGCGCATGGGCGCAGCACGCACAGATCACCGCATCAAAGTCCGACGAGATCGGGGCCGCGGTTGCCAAGCTCCGCCAGGGCCACGTCGGTCTCGTGGTCTTGGTGAACCAGTACGACGGGATCGACCTGCCCCGCAAAGCCTGCGAAGTCCTGGTCATGGACGGACTTCCCCAGGCATACGGCGGCCTGACCCGCCGTGAGGCGATCGCGCTCGGCGACTCCGACGAGATGGTCAACCGTCAGTTGCAACGCCTTGAGCAGGGCATGGGCCGGGGGGTTCGCTCAGCCAACGACCACTGCGTCGTCCTGCTGCTGGGACCGCACCTGTCCCAGCTCATCGCCGCACCCCGATACCGCTCCCGGTTCAGCCCCGCTACCCGAGCACAGATCGACTTCTCCCGCCAGGTGGCCGCCCAGCTGGCTGACCAGCCGCTGGAGCAGATCGAAAGCGTGATCGCACAGGTTCTGGGCCGCGACCCGAACTGGGTGACCGCCGCCCGCGGAGCCCTTGCCGAAGTCACCTACCCCCAAAGCACTGTCTCCGCGGGTGCAGCCCCTGCCCGCCGCGCATTCGACCAGGCATCGCTCGGCCAGTACGCGCAAGCCGTCCGGCACATGAGCGAAGCCGTGGCCGCAGCGACCGGTGAGACCGAGCGGGGATTCCTTCAAGAACAGCTCGCCGCCTACCAGCACTTCATCGACGAGCCCAAGGCCCAGCAGACCCTGGTCAAGGCGCTCACCTACAACCCCGCGATCCTCCGGCCCATCGCTGGCGTCAACCCCACCAAGATCAAACCAACCGACACGCAGGCGGTCCTTGCCGCCGGCTACCTGGCCAACACCTACGCCGACCGCAACGACTTCCTCGTAGGCGTCGACGTCCTGCTCGACGAACTCGTCTACCGACCGGACCAGAAGCAGGTTCCAGTCTTCGAACGAGCCCTGGAACGTCTGGGCTATCACCTCGGATTCGAAGCACAGCGGCCCGAGCGCGCCACGGGCAGCGGCCCGGACGTCCTGTGGGCCACCGGCGGACTCAAGTACCTGGTGCTTGAAGCCAAATCAGGTGCCAGCACCGACAAGATCTGGCGAAGCGACGTCGCCCAACTGGCACACTCCATGAGCTGGTTCCAGGACACCTACGACCAGACCTGCAGCGCCACTCCCGTGCTCCTGCACCGCGTCAACACCCTCGAGTACAACGCCGCGGCACCTCCCGGAACGCGCATCATCACCAGCGGCACCATGACTCAGCTGGCTGATGCAGTACGCAAAGCGATGGTGGCGCTCGCGGATGCAGGGGCCTGGAGCGATCCTGAGGCAGTGGCGAAGCAGTACCAAGCCCACGGCCTTCTAGGAGAAGGCATCGCGCAGCGGTTCAGCGTTACTCCCCGCTGA
- a CDS encoding recombinase family protein: MGARTRTRPRRRRRARAGRRPHRLARLSSKGQDLAGQVRLLKKAGCVRIYVEKIGTREKIRPECNAALADFRPADTLTVTMLDRLGRNMIELITSAQDLAERDHRLEILGGPLAGMYDPQGAGKVLFVMFAAMAEVEREFIHERPLIGLDTAAANGNHDGRPPAVDGDMLAHRAPAPRGRRVRHLDRPTPRRRPLHPLPHLRRVRRSHRHRPRARHAKLNGGTLGSAGTGGLSSGHEAVSDQAYTLPAVTDIQTSQPPAPVLDGKKCTAFQPGTSPYPPCERPRRSNKLCDAHNQQRAAGKELRPIRQRRRTMPEFCTGPGPDESNDPCGLPTIGKGLCNAHYQQDQRGGELVPLFTLRISQDEAYSLLEAGLKRCPACKNIKPLTEFNRSSAQLSGRATYCVACNPDYILMKRFKFSSMEAVRDFRESRDHRCDICRRQWQEGGSSFHIDHDGACCPSRGPSCGKCVRGYLCHLCNTQGLSWYELVGRSVAVVPLFEDYLQRYERNRGGIAPPQA; encoded by the coding sequence ATGGGAGCCCGGACCCGAACCCGGCCTCGCCGTCGGCGGCGCGCTCGCGCGGGTCGGCGACCGCATCGGCTCGCCCGCCTCTCCAGCAAGGGCCAGGACCTCGCCGGACAGGTCCGCCTCCTGAAGAAGGCCGGCTGCGTCCGCATCTACGTCGAGAAGATCGGCACCCGGGAGAAGATCCGCCCCGAGTGCAACGCCGCCCTCGCTGACTTCCGCCCGGCCGACACTCTCACCGTCACCATGCTCGACCGCCTCGGCCGCAACATGATCGAGCTCATCACCAGCGCTCAGGACCTCGCCGAACGCGACCACCGCCTGGAGATCCTCGGCGGCCCGCTCGCCGGGATGTACGACCCGCAGGGCGCGGGCAAGGTCCTCTTCGTGATGTTCGCGGCGATGGCGGAAGTAGAGCGGGAGTTCATCCACGAGCGGCCCCTCATCGGCCTGGACACCGCCGCGGCGAACGGCAACCACGACGGCCGCCCGCCAGCCGTCGACGGCGACATGCTCGCCCATCGCGCTCCGGCGCCGCGAGGCCGAAGAGTCCGTCACCTCGATCGCCCGACACCTCGGCGTCGGCCGCTCCACCCTCTACCGCACCTTCGCCGCGTACGACGAAGCCATCGCCACCGGCCGCGAGCCCGGCACGCCAAGCTCAATGGTGGGACCCTCGGAAGCGCCGGTACAGGGGGCTTGAGCAGCGGTCATGAGGCGGTGTCAGACCAGGCCTATACTCTCCCGGCCGTGACGGACATCCAGACCTCTCAGCCGCCCGCTCCTGTCCTGGACGGCAAGAAATGCACGGCATTCCAGCCGGGAACCTCCCCGTACCCGCCCTGTGAACGGCCGAGACGGTCCAACAAGCTGTGCGACGCCCACAACCAGCAACGCGCGGCTGGCAAGGAGCTGCGTCCCATCCGGCAGCGGCGGCGGACCATGCCGGAGTTCTGCACCGGACCCGGGCCCGATGAGTCCAACGATCCATGCGGTCTACCTACCATCGGCAAGGGTCTGTGCAACGCCCACTACCAGCAGGACCAGCGGGGTGGCGAACTGGTGCCCTTGTTCACCCTGCGGATAAGCCAGGATGAGGCCTACTCGCTGCTGGAAGCCGGTTTGAAACGCTGTCCCGCCTGCAAGAACATCAAGCCCCTGACAGAGTTCAATCGTTCGTCTGCCCAGCTCAGCGGCCGGGCAACCTACTGCGTGGCCTGTAACCCGGACTACATCCTCATGAAGCGGTTCAAGTTCTCGTCGATGGAAGCAGTTCGGGATTTTCGAGAGTCCCGCGACCATCGCTGTGACATCTGTCGACGGCAGTGGCAAGAAGGGGGCAGTTCCTTCCACATCGACCACGACGGCGCTTGCTGCCCTTCGCGTGGACCCTCATGCGGGAAGTGCGTCCGCGGCTACCTGTGCCACCTCTGCAATACACAAGGACTGTCCTGGTACGAGCTTGTGGGCCGCAGCGTCGCCGTAGTGCCGCTGTTTGAGGACTACCTTCAGCGGTACGAGCGCAACCGAGGGGGAATCGCTCCACCGCAGGCGTAG